AGCGGCGTGATCGCCGAGCGGGTCGGCCGCCGCTTCGGTACGGCGCCTACCATGACGCCGGTGTCCGGGACGTGGTCGTCGTACGTGAAGCCCCCGGTGGGCACTTCACGAATCCCCGGCGCCGGCCGGGAGAGTCTGGGCGGGGGGTTCTCGGCTGCGGTCGTGGGTACGGCGGGGAAGGGCGGCCCGCGGTTCGCGGTGGATCGGTGCGCGGCGTCAGTCCCACCGCACCGGACACCGCCCGTTGGTCCGACGCGAATGACTCGGACACGACCTGGTGTGAATGCTGCTTCGCGGAGCGCAGGAGGGAATTGCGGTGCTGGTCATGCCTGGGCGGCGGACGTCGACGATGGAACTGCTGGCCGTCGAGGCGGCCGGCCGGGGGATGCCGGTCAGGGCGGCGGAGGAGCCGGGCCTGGCAGGCCCCGCGTACTGGTACGGGGGGCCGGTCGCGGGTGCGCGGCTGGCCGGCCGGCTCACGATCGCGTTGCTGGAGCCGACGGACGACTGGCTCGCCGAGCTGCCGGAAGAGTTCACCGGCCGCCGGATACGGGCGGGGACCGTCGCGGACGCATGGGCGATCGACCGGCCGACGTTCGTCAAGCCGCCCCGTGACAAGTCCTTCCCCGCCGATGTCCACACCGACGGCTCCCGGCTGTCTTCCGCCCTGGACCCGGCCGAACCGGTGCTGCTGTCCGACGTGGTGACCTTCGCGGCCGAGTACCGGCTGTTCCTGCTGGACGGCCGGATCGCGACGGCGAGCCGGTACGCGGTGTTCGGCCGGCTCGACCCCCGCCCGCTCGGTACGGACCCCGCGGACCGGGCCACCGCCGCGCAGATCACGGAGTTCGTCGACCGGTTGGCCGCCGCGGCCGGGCACACGCTGCCGAGTGCCGTCGTCGTGGACGTGGGACAACTGCTGGACCCGTACCGCCCAGGTCACCGCTGGGCCGTGGTGGAGGCCAACATGGCGTGGTTCTCGCACGCCTACGCGGCCGACCCGGCACGGGTGCTGGACGTGGTCCTGCGGTCGGCCGGTCCGCGCGAGCACCTGCGCCCACGGGATGTCGCCTTCGTACGGCACTGATCCGCCGTGCGCGAACCGGGCGGCCCCGGTCGGTCAGAACGCCTGGATGTACACCCGGGTCGTACCGGAGTCCAGTTGGAGGAGGTGGATCTCGATCCACTGGACCCCGCTCCGGCGGTTGTCGCCCACGCAGGGCGGGCAGACCCCGGCCCAGCGGACACCTTTCTCGCTCTGGGGCTCGGCGAGGCCGAGGTGCCCGAAGAGATCGGTGGGGGACGGGAGGTCCTGCTTCCTGGTGCGCAGGGGCTGCTCGGGACGCAGGTCCTCCGCTACCCCGACCGCCGTCTTCTCGTCGGTCACGAAGGAGAGCAGGTAGACGTCCTCCTGCGGATTGATCTGCACGGCGCCCTTCACCTCCGTCGCGCTCCCGGGCAACGCCACCTTCATGAACGCCGATGCTTCGGGAGCGCCCATGTCCTTTCCCCAGTGCGAGGCACGCCCGTCCGTCGTGCGGTGGCCGTCCCCGCCGGTACTCGCGCAGGAGGTGAGCAGCAGCACGGCGGCCCCGGACACCGCCAACAGAGCCGGCCGGAGGGCGGATCGACGGTTCATCGGATCTCCTTGTCACGTGCCCCCGTCCGGGGGCGGTCGTGCCGGCGGGACGGATGCCGGGAGCGAAGGGGCCTCCGCCCAGGCGGAAGCGGCTTTCCGCGCCCTACTGGATGACGGCCAGGGGCCCGGTGAGGTACTGCTGTAGCACGGGTCCGACCACGCCCGCCAGGACCTCCGTGCCGGTGTCCGTGAGCACCTGGAGTCCGGTGGACCGCAGGCGGCCGTCGGTGGTCCCGACGAGGCGCAGGACGCCAGGCGGTGGCCGATGGTCTCGCGGGGGCCGTCCAGCAGTTCGGCGAGAACGGCTTGGGGATCGAAGGGCAGGGCTGCCGCTGCCGCGAACAGGCCCTTCTTCGAACCGAACCGGTGCGAGACCACCGAGGCGTCGACCTCGGCGTCGGCCGCGACGCCCCGCATCGTCGTGCGGTCGTATCCGGTCCCCGCGAACGTGCGCCGCGCGGCCTCCAGGACCGCCTCGCGGGTGGCGGGCTCCCCGGGGCGGCTGGAGTCCGTGTCCCCAAGCCCGTGTCCCCAAGCCCGTCGTACGACCGCAATCGCTTTTTGCCGCGGCGCCCGATCCCCGCCGCTGGTGGGACCTCGCCGTCATCGGAGGCGTCTTCGGCGCGATCGCCGCCTCCGGCGCCCAGCGGCACGCGGAGGCCCCCGCCTGTCTCCGAGGTCCTCCCGCACCAGGTACGCGCGGGGTGTCGCGGCGATCGTCCCGGTCGCGGCGACACCCCGCGCGTACGGCCTTCACTCCGTGGCGATGGCCTTCAGGACGTTCATCCGCCCTGCGCGGAAGGCCGGGAAGAGCGCGGCCAGCAGGCCCACCACCGCGGAGCCGAGGAAGACGATGCCGATGGTGGTCCACGGGATGCTGAGCACCCCCAGCCCGGCGAGGGCCAGCAGCTTCTGCGCGGCGACGCCCCAGCCCAGGCCCAGGGCCACACCCAGGACCGCTCCGAACAGGGCGATGATCACGGACTCCAGGCGGACCATCCGGCGCAACTGACGCCGGGAGAGCCCGATGGCCCGCATCAGCCCGATCTCGCGGGTGCGTTCGACCACCGAGAGGGCGAGGGTGTTCACCACTCCGAGGACGGCGACGACGATGGCGAGTGCCAGCAGGGCGTAGATCATGTTGAGCAACTGGTCGAGCTGCTGCTCGACCATGTCCTTGTAGGCGGCCTGGTCCCGGACCTTGACCTGCGGGTAGTCGGCGGTGGCCGCCTTGAGCGCCGCTGCCGCCAAAGTCTCCTGGCCGGGCCGCGCGGCGGCGAACATCATGTTGTTCAGCGGGAATGCGGTGGCCGGCAGATAGCGCCTGGCCTCGGCGATGTCCATGTACATGGCGCCCTTGTCGAACACCGTGTCGTCGGAGGTGATCGCCCGGACCGTCAGCCGAGCCGTGGTGCCGCCGGCGAAGGCGACGCCGAGCCGGCTGCCGAGGGTGACCCCGTGAGCCGAGGCCCAGCCCTCGGGCACCGACATGGCGCCGGGGGCGTAGGCGTCGATCAGCGCTCCCCGCACGGTCTTGGCCCGGAGGTCGTCGGTGTAGGACGGCGATCCCGCCGCGATCTCCGTCTTGTCCGTGGTGCCGTCGGGAGCGACGACGGTCGCCGCGACGTCCGTGCGGTCGGTGACGTGGGCCAGATGCCCGGCCGCGTGGATGGCCTCGGCGGCCGCCGGGCTGATCGGGTCGCCGTCTCCCACCTGGATGATGAAGTCGGCGCCGACGGACTTGTCCATCTGGGCGCTCGCCGAGGCGACCATGGAGTTGCCGACCACCGACAGGCTCGCGACCAGCGCGAGACCGACCATGAGCGCCGCCGCGGTCGCTCCGGTACGGCGCGGGTTGCGCAGTGCGTTGCGCTCGGCCAGCCGGCCCACCGGGCCGAACGCGCGCAGGGTGAGGGCGCCCAGTACCCGTACGACGAGACCGGCGAGCAGCGGACCGACGACGACGAACCCGACCAGCGTCAGCAGTACGCCGATCGCGAGCAGTCCGGAACCGGCCGAGGTCGTGGACGAGGCCGCGGCCAGCGCCAGCGCCGAACCGCCCGCCGCGGTGAGGAGCGCGCCGACCACGGAACGGACGCGTCCCGCGCGGGCGTCGGCAGGGGTTCCGGCGTCGCGCAGCGCCGCCATCGGGGAGATGGCGCCGGCCCGGCGTGCGGGCAGCATCGCGGACACGACGGTCACCACGACACCGAGGGCGAGACCGATCAGCGGGGTGGTGGCCTTGATGGTCAGGTCCGCGGTGTCCAGGTGCATTCCCAGCGCGCCCATGAGTTCGATCAGGCCGACGGCGAGGCCGATGCCCGCGCCGATCCCGGCCACCGATCCGGCGGCGCCGAGCAGCACCGCCTCCACCAGCACCGAGCGGTTGACCTGCCGACGGCTCGACCCGACGGCCCGCATCAGTCCGATCTCGCGGGTGCGCTGGGCGACCAGCATGGAGAAGGTGTTGACGATCAGGAAGATGCCGACGAGGACGGCGATCCCGGCGAAGCCGAGCAGCACGTACTTCATGGGATCGAGGAAGGTGCCGATGTCCTGCTGGTTCTGGGCCGTCTTCTCCGCCGCGGTCCGCACCTGGTAGTCGTGGCCGCCCAAGGCGGCGTCGACGCTCGCCTTGAGCCGGTCGTCGCTGATCCCGGGCGCGGCGTCCAGGGCGTAGTCGGTGAAGGCGGCGCGGGAGCCGAGGAGCACCTGCTGGGCGGTGGGGGTGTCGAGGTAGACGACGGCCGCACCCGGGTTGGTGGTCTTGTACGTGGCGATGCCGCTGAGGGTCACCTCGGCGTCCCCGGGTGCGGCGATGACCCGGAGCGTGTCGCCGACGGCCAGGTGGTGCTCGGCCGCGGTGTCCGCGTCGAGCACGGCCTCACCGGGTGCGCCCGGGGCGTGGCCGGAGGTGATGTCGACGGACTTGGTCTGGTTCGGGTTCCAGTTGGTGACGACGGTCGGCGCGCCGGTGCTGGAACCGATGTCCTGGCCGTGGCTGTCGGCGACGGTGGCCTGCCGGCTGCCGACCCCGGGCACCACCCGGGCCACACCCGGGACCTTCTCCAGCTCCGCCCGGAGCGAGGCGGGCAGGGACGCCGGTGTTCCGGTCTCCTGCTGGTCGTCGGTCTCCGGCGGGCTGACCGTGACGTCGGCGGAGCTCGTCGCGAAGAGCTTGTCGAAGGTCGTGCTCATGGTGTCGGTGAAGACCAGCGTGCCGCACACGAAGGCCACGGACAGCAGTACGGCGACCGCCGACAGCGCCATGCGGCCCTTGTGCGCGAGGACGTTGCGCAGGGAGGTACGGAGCACGGTCACGAGGTCCTGCCCCGGGAGTCGAAGGACTTCATCCGCTCCAGCACCGCGTCGGCCGTGGGCGCGTGCATCTCGTCGACGATCCGTCCGTCGGCGAGGTAGAGGACCCGGTCCGCGTAGGACGCGGCCACCGGGTCGTGGGTCACCATGACGATGGTCTGGCCCAGGGTGTCGACCGAGTGGCGCAGGAAGCCGAGGATCTCGGCGCCGGCCCGGGAGTCCAGGTTCCCGGTCGGCTCGTCTCCGAAGATGATCTCGGGACGGGCGGCGAGGGCCCGGGCCACGGCGACCCGCTGCTGCTGCCCGCCGGACAACTGCGTGGGGCGGTGCGTGAGCCGCCCGGCCAGTCCCACCGTCTCCACGACGAGGTCCAGCCACGCCCGGTCGGGAGTGCGGCCCGCGATGTCCATGGGCAGGGTGATGTTCTCCAGCGCGGTCAGTGTCGGGAGCAGGTTGAACGCCTGGAAGACGAAGCCGATGCTGTCACGGCGGAGCCGGGTCAGCCGTTTGTCACCGAGCCCGGTGATCTCGGTCCCGCCGACCCAGGTCTTGCCGCCGGAGACGGTGTCCAGACCGGCCAGGCAGTGCATCAGCGTGGACTTGCCGGAACCCGAGGGACCCATGATCGCGGTGAACTGCCCCCGGGGAATGTCGACATCCACCGCGTCGAGCGCGACCACCCGGGTCTCGCCGTCGCCGTACGCCTTGGTCAGCCCCCGCGCACGCGCGGCGAACGGCGAACGGGCTTCGCCGTCCCGGGCCGCGGTACTCGATACGGACGTCTTCACTTGTGGTCTCCTGAAACTCGGCACGGGCGGTTTCCCCGGGTTCCAAGCCTTCCGGAGCGCACCTCGCCGAACCATGGGGCGAAGCACCGGATCCGTGGTGGGGATAGCCCCCCACCGGGCCGTGGAGACAGCCCGCACGGTCCGCACGGGCGCGGCGGCGGCATGCCCGCTACGACGGCAGACGGCGGCATGCCCGGTACGACGGCAGGGCCCGGACCGCGCGTCGCGGTCCGGGCCCTGCCTCCTCGCCACCGCCCAGGGGCGGTGCGGTGCGTCAGCTCCGGGCGGTGTCGTCGTCCGCCTGCGTGGCGCCCTCGGCCGCGGCTGCCTTCTCGCGCATCTTGCGCACCAGCTCCGCCTTCTGGTCGGCGGCGCCCTGGCGGTCGAGGTTGCGGTGCGGACCGTTGTTCTGGCGCTCGGTGCGGGACTGCCGCTTGCGCTGGCCGCCGCCCATGCCCACGGGGTTGTTGATGTTCTTGCTCACGGGTTCTCCCGGAATGACGTGAAGTGGTCTACGGATGCATCGGTGGGGGACGGGCGCGGCGCGTCGAGGGACGTCAGCTGGGGCCCGTCACGCTCTCACTCGTACATCAGATTCTGGAAGAACATGCCTACGACGTTACCCGGTCCCGTCGGCCCCGCGCGCCAGTCGTTTCGCGGGCCCGCGGCAGGCATCCGCCGTTTCGCGGGCCCACGGCACGCGTCCGCCCGGTCCGCCGCGGCACCCGTGCCGGTCGGTCCCGTGCCCTCCGCCCGCGTACCACGGGCGTGGTACGCGGGCGGGCGTCCACCATGGCGGTGGTAGCCCGACTCCGTCCCCGGGGATGACCGCCGAAGGACGGTTCGCGGGGAGACTGTTCCTGTCGGACGGCACGCGTCCGGGGGGCGCGACGGCACGCGTCCGGGACGCATGCGGACAGAAGGGAGCGGCGGATGAAGAAGTGGGTACGACCACTGGTCGGAACGGTCCTGCTCATCGTGGGTGTGGTGTGGTCGTTGCAGGGCTCCGGAGCCATGGACGACAGCAAGGTGATGTCCGGCGAATCGCAGTGGCTGGTGATCGGTCTGGTCGTGGCCGTCGCCGGGCTGACGCTCCTGATCAGCGGCCTCAGGAAACTGCGGGCCGGCAGCCGGTGAACGGGACCGGCGCGGGCGGACCGGCCCGGGGGAAGGGCGAGGAGCGGCCCGTCGGACGGCGGATCATCCTCGGCGCACTGGGTCTCGGCGCCCTGGGCGTGGCCGGGGGAGCGACCATTCAGCGCGGCCTCGACAACACGCTCGCCTCGGTGGCGGGCAAGGACCCCACCGGCCTCTTCTCGGTGTTGCCCGGCACCGGCGGCTTCCGCTTCTACTCCGTCGCCGACACGGTGCCGCACCGATCCGCCGACGACTACCGGCTGACCGTGGACGGCCTGGTGGACCGCCCCGCCTCGTACACGCTGGCCGAACTCACGGCCATGCCGAGCACCCGCCTGGTGCGGGACGTGCAGTGCGTCACCGGCTGGCGCGTGCCCAAGACGGCCTTCACCGGGGTCACCCTCTCCCATCTGCTCGACGTCTGCGGAGTGCGGCCCGGAGCGAGGGCGGTGCGGTTCACCTGCTTCGACGGGGTCTACACCGAGAGCCTCACCCTGGACCAGGCGCGACGCGACGACATGCTGGTGTCCTACCGGATGCGCGACGAGCCGCTGACCGCCGCCCACGGCGGACCGGTGCGCCTGTACGCCGCCCCGATGTACTTCTACAAGTCGGCCAAGTGGCTGTCCGGCATCACCGTCACCGACCGCGTCCAGCCCGGTTACTGGGAGCGGTACGGCTACGACGTGGACGGCTGGGTCGGCGAGTCGAACGGACGGGACGATGAACCCACCAGCTGAACGCCCGGACCTGATACGACGGTTCACCACCGCCGAACGCTGGATCCACCGGTGCACGGCCGCACTGGTGGGAACCGCACTCGTCACCGCAGCCCTCCTCTACCTGCCGGCGCTGGCCGAACTCGTCGGCCGGCGTCGGCTGCTGGTGACCGTGCACCAGTGGGCGGGCATCGCCATGCCCGTACCGCTCCTGGCGGGCCTGGTCTCGCGCGCGTTCCGCGCCGACCTGAGCCGCCTCAACCGGTTCGGCCCGCACGACCGCGGCTGGGTGCGGGCGGGCCTGCGCAAGCGACCCCGTACCGCCGGAAAGTTCAACGCCGGGCAGAAGCTGTACGCGAACGTCCTCGCCGGAGCCCTGCTCGTCATGATCGGCACCGGGCTCCTCATGTGGTTCCCCCGCCTCGCGCCCCTCCTGTGGCGCACCGGGGCGACGTTCGTCCACGACTGGCTGGCCCTGCTCGTCGCCGCCCTGGTCCTCGGACACATCCGGATGGCCGTCCGCGACGCCCAGGCCCGCCGCGGGCTGCGCACCGGGGAGGTCCCACGGGACTGGGCCCGAGCGCACCACCCGCTGTGGGAGGAGGAGAACCCGGCGCCCGCAGCCGCCCGGGAGACATGAGAAGGAACATGGCACCCCTCACAGGCATCCGGTCGGCGGTGAGGAACCTCGCCGACCGTCCGGCCCGGCACCCGTTCGCCGTGGACGCCGTCGCCGTGGTCTGCTGCGTGCTCATCACCGGCCCGGTCATGATGCTGACGTCGCAGCAGGGGCAGGCCGCCCTCCGCCCGGCCGGAGCGGTATCCGCACTCTGCAGCCTGCTGGTGCTGTGCGCCCATCGGTGGCCGCGCGCGACGGTGTGGGCCACGGCGGCGACCAGCGTGCTGCTCCTCGCCCTCGTCCCCGACATGCCGCCCCCGCCCGCACCGGCGGTCGCGGCACTCTTCCTGCTCGCGGCCCGGACCGACCGCCGCACCGCCGTGCGCACCAGCGCGGCGGTGGGCGTCGCGATGACCGTCGCCGCGTTCCTCGTACGCCCCGAACTCCCGGCCGTGGAGCCCAACCTCGCGCTCCTGGCGTGGACCCAGCTGCCCACGGCGGTCGGGGACGCGGTACGGAGCCGACGCGAGCTGCTCGCCTCCTACCGGGAACGCGCGGAGCACGCCGAGGCGACCAGGGAGGACGAAGCGCACCGGCGGGTCGTGGCCGAACGGATGCGCCTCGCCCGGGAACTGCACGACGTCGTCGCGCACCACCTCACCCTCGTCAACGCGCAGGCCGGAGTGGCCCACCACCTGGTCCGCCAGGACGCCGAGCGCGCCTACGAGGCCCTCGGGCAGATCCGCGACACCAGTCGGGCGGCACTCGACGAACTCCGGGCCACCGTAGGCCTGTTGCGGCAGACGGACGAGCCCGACCAGCCACTCGCCCCCGCGCCCGGACTGCGCGACCTGCCCGCGCTGCTGGACTCGTTCCGGCACGCGGGCCTCCACGTCGAAGCCCGGTACGACAGGACGCCGACCCCACTTCCGCCGCTGACCGACCTGGCCGCCTACCGGGTGGTCCAGGAGGCGATGACCAACGCGCGCAAACACGTCGCCGACGCCCGGGTGTCCGTGGTCGTCGCCGTCCACCCGGCCCACCTGGAGGTCTCCGTCACCGACGACGGCGGCACCGGACCGGGCCACGGCCCCGGCACCGGCCTGGGCCTGATCAGCCTCACGGAACGCGTACGCGCGACGGGCGGAACCCTGCACCACGGCCCGCGGACGGCAGGCGGGTTCCGCGTGCACGCGATCCTGCCCCTCGTCTCGAACACCCTTGCACAGGACTGCTCCCGGGAGGGCGAATGAGTGTCCGGGTACTGCTCGCCGACGACCAGGCGCTCCTGAGAGGAACCTTCCGCATCCTGCTGGAGGCCACCCCGGGCATCGAGGTCGTCGGCGAGGCGTGCGACGGGACGGAGGCGGTGGACCAGGCCCGGCGCCGGCCGACGGACGTGGTGCTGATGGACATCCGGATGCCCGGCCTCGACGGGATCGAAGCCACCAGGATCATCACCGCCGACAAGGACCTGGCCGCGGTCAAAGTGCTCATCCTGACCACGTTCGAGACCGACGAGCACGTGGCGGAGGCGCTGCGCGCGGGGGCGAGCGGATTCGTCGGCAAGGGCATCCACCCCCAGGAGCTGATCGACGCGATCAGGACGGTCGCCGCGGGGGACGCGCTGCTCTCGCCCGTCGCGACCCGTTCGCTGATCCAGCGCTTCCTCGCCCGTACGCCTCCGCAGCGCACCACCGCCCCGACGCTGGAGAGCCTGACCGGACGCGAGCGCGAGGTGGTGGTGCTGGCGGCCACCGGTCTGTCCAACGACGAGATCGCGGACCACCTCGGCATCTCCGTCCTCACGGCGAAGACCCACGTGAACCGGGCCATGGTGAAACTGGGAGCGCGGGACAGGGCGCACCTGGTCATCGCCGCCTACGAGGGGGGCCTGGTCCACCCCGCACGGTGAACGGCCCCGGGCGGCGCGAGCCTCTGTGTACGGGGGTCACTCACAGGCGGCCGACTTGTCCACCGCCGCGGTGTAGCTCGTGATCAGATTCTTCATGGCCGTCTTGTCGTCGATGCCGGTGTCCAGGACCTGGATGATCGCGAAGAGGTCCAAATCCGGGTGTTCCGACGACGTGCACGAAGCGGTCTTGCCCACACCGGCTTTGCCGGTCCAGACGTACCGGTAGTCGTCCGTGGTCTCCCCGTCGTCCGTGTAGGCGTATGCCTCCGCGACCGTCGTTCCGGTCTCCCCTCTTCCCCACCATGCCTGGGTGAGGCGCAGGGCCACCGTGCCGTCCACGGAAACGACGCAGCGGGTCGTGCCGCCGTTCGGCTTCGAGATCGCCGAGGTGACGGATTCCCCGCCGGGTAACGCTGCTTTCACCTGCGCGGGGTCGACAGCGATGCCGCACAGGGGGGTGGGCACGGTGTAGTTCTTCGCGGCCGGTTCGTCGTCGGAACATGCCGACAGGGTGGAGGCGAGGACGGCGGCTGCGGACAGGGAAACGGCCGGGCCGATGAACCGGTGGCGCCGGAGGGTTCCGTGGACGGACAACGCGACTGGCCTTTCTGGATGTGTACAGGGGTGATCGGGCGCGGCTGTTCTCGGGCGGTCGATCACCTTCGACAGCCCGTCCCGGTGGTGCGCCTTCCTGGCAATACGGTGCGCCGTGGGTTACTCACAGTCGTCCGACCGGTTCACCGTCTCGGTGTAGCTGTTGATCAGGCTCTTCATGGCCGTCTTGTCGCCGGCGCCGGAGTCGAGGACTTGAATGATCGCGAAGAGGCGCATCTCCGGGTGCTTCGACGACGTACACGAAGCGGTTTTGCCCACACCGGCCTTGCTGGTCCAGACGTACCGGTAGTCGCCCGTCGTCTCCCCGCCGTCCGTGCCGGAGTACGCCGCCGCGACCGTCGCCCCGGTGTCCAGGCGACCCCACCACGCCTGGGCGAGGCGCAGGGCCGGCTTGCCGTCCACGGACAGGTCGCAGCGGGTCGTCCCGCCGTTCGGCTTCGAGGTCGCCGAGGTGAGGGAATCCCCGCCGGGCAGCAGAGTCTTCACTTGTGCGGAGTCGACCGCGACCCCGCACAGTGTGGTGGGCACGGTGTAGTTCTTCGCGGCCGGCTCGTCGTCGGAGCATGCCGAGAGGCTGGAGGCGAGGACGACGGCGGCTGACAGAGAGAGAACCGGGCTGATGAGCCGGTGGCGCCGGAGAGTTCCACGGACGGACAACGCGACGGGCCTTTCTGGATGTGTACAGAGGTGATCGGGCGGGGCCGTTCTCGGACGGTCGGTCACATTCAACGGGCCGTCCCGGTGTGCGCCTTCGAAGCACTACCCGTGCACCGAGGGTCATTCGCAGGCATCTGAACGGTTCACCGCCGCGGTGTAGCTGTTGATCAGCGTCTTCATGGTCGCTTTGTCGTCGATACTGGGATCGAATGCCTGGATGATGGCGAAGAGGCGCATTTCCGGGTGCTTCGACGACGTGCAGGAAGAGGTCTTGCCCACGCCGGCCGTTCCGGTCCACGCGAACCGGTAGTCGTCCGTCGTCTCCGCGCCGTTCGTGCCGGAGTACGCCCCCGAGACTTTGAGCCCGGTGTCCAGGCGGTCCCACCAGGTCTGGGTGAAGCGGAGGACGATCTTGCCGTCCACGGAGACGTTGCAGCGGACCGTCCCGCTGTTCGGCTTCGAGACCGTCAGGGAGAGAGAATCCCCGCCTGGCAGCAGGGGCTTCACTTGTGCGGGGCCGACCGTTACCCCGCACAGTGACGAGGGCACGGTGTAGTTCTTCTTGGCCGGTTCGTCGTCGCCGGAGCATGCCGACAGGGTGGAGGCGAGGACGAGGGCGGCGGACAGGGAGACGGCCGGGCCGATGAGCCGGTGACGCGCGCGAGTTCTGTGGACAACGCGAGAAGCCTTTCGGGGTTCGGACGGGGACGGCGCGGCGGGCACCGTCCCCGGGCATTCGACTCAGATGTCCGTCTTCAAGTGCGGGGACATTTGAGCGGTGTTCGTACCCGCTGCCCGGAACCCGTCCTGAGCGGCGCGTCGGGCCTTCTCGTCGATGCCGTCGTCCAACAGGTCGTTGCGATGGTGCGTCTTTGCCGCCTTCTCCACGGCGGCCTCGGTGTAGTCCGAGTTCTGATCGTTGCCGCTCTCCCACAGCTCGCCCATGACGGGGCCCGCGTCGTCCTTGGCGTGCCCTTCGGCGTCCTGGAACAGGGCTTCGAGGACCATGCTGCTCACGGTCCCGGCCGCGCCGCCGGCCACAGCGCCGGCGACCGGGCTGGCGATGAACGACGTACCGACTCCGATGCCCGTGCCGATACCTCCGGAAAT
The DNA window shown above is from Streptomyces sp. NBC_00247 and carries:
- a CDS encoding ATP-grasp domain-containing protein, with translation MELLAVEAAGRGMPVRAAEEPGLAGPAYWYGGPVAGARLAGRLTIALLEPTDDWLAELPEEFTGRRIRAGTVADAWAIDRPTFVKPPRDKSFPADVHTDGSRLSSALDPAEPVLLSDVVTFAAEYRLFLLDGRIATASRYAVFGRLDPRPLGTDPADRATAAQITEFVDRLAAAAGHTLPSAVVVDVGQLLDPYRPGHRWAVVEANMAWFSHAYAADPARVLDVVLRSAGPREHLRPRDVAFVRH
- a CDS encoding TetR/AcrR family transcriptional regulator, coding for MAVVRRAWGHGLGDTDSSRPGEPATREAVLEAARRTFAGTGYDRTTMRGVAADAEVDASVVSHRFGSKKGLFAAAAALPFDPQAVLAELLDGPRETIGHRLASCASSGPPTAACGPPDSRCSRTPARRSWRAWSDPCYSSTSPGPWPSSSRARKAASAWAEAPSLPASVPPARPPPDGGT
- a CDS encoding ABC transporter permease, producing the protein MTVLRTSLRNVLAHKGRMALSAVAVLLSVAFVCGTLVFTDTMSTTFDKLFATSSADVTVSPPETDDQQETGTPASLPASLRAELEKVPGVARVVPGVGSRQATVADSHGQDIGSSTGAPTVVTNWNPNQTKSVDITSGHAPGAPGEAVLDADTAAEHHLAVGDTLRVIAAPGDAEVTLSGIATYKTTNPGAAVVYLDTPTAQQVLLGSRAAFTDYALDAAPGISDDRLKASVDAALGGHDYQVRTAAEKTAQNQQDIGTFLDPMKYVLLGFAGIAVLVGIFLIVNTFSMLVAQRTREIGLMRAVGSSRRQVNRSVLVEAVLLGAAGSVAGIGAGIGLAVGLIELMGALGMHLDTADLTIKATTPLIGLALGVVVTVVSAMLPARRAGAISPMAALRDAGTPADARAGRVRSVVGALLTAAGGSALALAAASSTTSAGSGLLAIGVLLTLVGFVVVGPLLAGLVVRVLGALTLRAFGPVGRLAERNALRNPRRTGATAAALMVGLALVASLSVVGNSMVASASAQMDKSVGADFIIQVGDGDPISPAAAEAIHAAGHLAHVTDRTDVAATVVAPDGTTDKTEIAAGSPSYTDDLRAKTVRGALIDAYAPGAMSVPEGWASAHGVTLGSRLGVAFAGGTTARLTVRAITSDDTVFDKGAMYMDIAEARRYLPATAFPLNNMMFAAARPGQETLAAAALKAATADYPQVKVRDQAAYKDMVEQQLDQLLNMIYALLALAIVVAVLGVVNTLALSVVERTREIGLMRAIGLSRRQLRRMVRLESVIIALFGAVLGVALGLGWGVAAQKLLALAGLGVLSIPWTTIGIVFLGSAVVGLLAALFPAFRAGRMNVLKAIATE
- a CDS encoding ABC transporter ATP-binding protein, whose product is MVRRGALRKAWNPGKPPVPSFRRPQVKTSVSSTAARDGEARSPFAARARGLTKAYGDGETRVVALDAVDVDIPRGQFTAIMGPSGSGKSTLMHCLAGLDTVSGGKTWVGGTEITGLGDKRLTRLRRDSIGFVFQAFNLLPTLTALENITLPMDIAGRTPDRAWLDLVVETVGLAGRLTHRPTQLSGGQQQRVAVARALAARPEIIFGDEPTGNLDSRAGAEILGFLRHSVDTLGQTIVMVTHDPVAASYADRVLYLADGRIVDEMHAPTADAVLERMKSFDSRGRTS
- a CDS encoding DUF6243 family protein, with the protein product MSKNINNPVGMGGGQRKRQSRTERQNNGPHRNLDRQGAADQKAELVRKMREKAAAAEGATQADDDTARS
- a CDS encoding molybdopterin-dependent oxidoreductase; the encoded protein is MNGTGAGGPARGKGEERPVGRRIILGALGLGALGVAGGATIQRGLDNTLASVAGKDPTGLFSVLPGTGGFRFYSVADTVPHRSADDYRLTVDGLVDRPASYTLAELTAMPSTRLVRDVQCVTGWRVPKTAFTGVTLSHLLDVCGVRPGARAVRFTCFDGVYTESLTLDQARRDDMLVSYRMRDEPLTAAHGGPVRLYAAPMYFYKSAKWLSGITVTDRVQPGYWERYGYDVDGWVGESNGRDDEPTS
- a CDS encoding cytochrome b/b6 domain-containing protein; this translates as MNPPAERPDLIRRFTTAERWIHRCTAALVGTALVTAALLYLPALAELVGRRRLLVTVHQWAGIAMPVPLLAGLVSRAFRADLSRLNRFGPHDRGWVRAGLRKRPRTAGKFNAGQKLYANVLAGALLVMIGTGLLMWFPRLAPLLWRTGATFVHDWLALLVAALVLGHIRMAVRDAQARRGLRTGEVPRDWARAHHPLWEEENPAPAAARET
- a CDS encoding sensor histidine kinase, with amino-acid sequence MAPLTGIRSAVRNLADRPARHPFAVDAVAVVCCVLITGPVMMLTSQQGQAALRPAGAVSALCSLLVLCAHRWPRATVWATAATSVLLLALVPDMPPPPAPAVAALFLLAARTDRRTAVRTSAAVGVAMTVAAFLVRPELPAVEPNLALLAWTQLPTAVGDAVRSRRELLASYRERAEHAEATREDEAHRRVVAERMRLARELHDVVAHHLTLVNAQAGVAHHLVRQDAERAYEALGQIRDTSRAALDELRATVGLLRQTDEPDQPLAPAPGLRDLPALLDSFRHAGLHVEARYDRTPTPLPPLTDLAAYRVVQEAMTNARKHVADARVSVVVAVHPAHLEVSVTDDGGTGPGHGPGTGLGLISLTERVRATGGTLHHGPRTAGGFRVHAILPLVSNTLAQDCSREGE
- a CDS encoding response regulator transcription factor, translating into MSVRVLLADDQALLRGTFRILLEATPGIEVVGEACDGTEAVDQARRRPTDVVLMDIRMPGLDGIEATRIITADKDLAAVKVLILTTFETDEHVAEALRAGASGFVGKGIHPQELIDAIRTVAAGDALLSPVATRSLIQRFLARTPPQRTTAPTLESLTGREREVVVLAATGLSNDEIADHLGISVLTAKTHVNRAMVKLGARDRAHLVIAAYEGGLVHPAR